One Microbacterium sp. No. 7 genomic window carries:
- a CDS encoding universal stress protein, with the protein MAERILVAVDGRAAGDRAVEWTAARAARTHAHVTVFQAVEVPAVLRSTEHRTAMHRVADSIAANALATLGAAAPGIVVEARTEEGDPVDLLEQVSADVDLIVVGTNGSRGPFQPSTRAVRIAASAASPVVVVPDAPLDGREGVVVGVDGSESSAHALAFAAAEADARGERLIALTTWRQPVYLGYEGAWPVDLASDLAQYAEEQAAIELAGLASQYPDLVVERRILEASGAEALVAASEDASLVVVGSRGLGPVRRLLLGSVSHALVQHARGPIAVVR; encoded by the coding sequence ATGGCTGAGCGGATTCTGGTCGCCGTCGACGGGCGGGCCGCGGGCGACCGCGCGGTCGAGTGGACGGCGGCGCGGGCGGCACGCACGCACGCGCATGTCACGGTCTTCCAGGCGGTCGAGGTGCCGGCGGTCCTGCGCAGCACCGAGCACCGCACGGCCATGCACCGCGTGGCCGACAGCATCGCCGCGAACGCGCTGGCGACCCTGGGCGCCGCCGCCCCCGGCATCGTCGTCGAGGCGCGCACGGAGGAGGGCGACCCGGTCGACCTCCTCGAGCAGGTCTCCGCGGACGTGGATCTGATCGTCGTCGGCACGAACGGCTCGCGCGGTCCCTTCCAGCCGTCGACGCGCGCCGTGCGGATCGCGGCGTCCGCGGCCTCGCCGGTGGTCGTCGTGCCCGACGCGCCGCTCGACGGACGCGAGGGCGTCGTCGTCGGCGTCGACGGCTCGGAGAGCTCCGCGCACGCGCTCGCCTTCGCCGCCGCCGAAGCGGATGCCAGGGGAGAGCGGCTCATCGCCCTGACGACCTGGCGCCAGCCGGTGTACCTCGGCTACGAGGGCGCGTGGCCGGTGGACCTCGCGAGCGATCTGGCCCAGTACGCCGAGGAGCAGGCCGCGATCGAGCTCGCCGGTCTCGCCTCGCAGTACCCCGACCTGGTCGTCGAGCGCCGCATCCTCGAGGCCAGCGGCGCCGAGGCCCTCGTGGCCGCGAGCGAGGACGCCTCGCTCGTCGTCGTCGGCAGTCGGGGGCTCGGTCCCGTGCGCCGCCTGCTGCTGGGATCGGTGAGCCACGCGCTCGTGCAGCACGCGCGCGGGCCGATCGCCGTCGTCCGCTGA
- a CDS encoding peptidoglycan DD-metalloendopeptidase family protein: protein MTATYPGAAFFVQSPNCAPRRAGARITHVILHLTGNLADHTAYFSRRNERSVAPHLYPRPDGTLTQFVRFGWRAWTTAVPLDETAITFEIEAVGDATPAQYEAVARFIAWLADQTEVDGIPVDFEISRARVIGHREAPGVTSGTACPVNLDIDRIVARARELRGVRMLWPNGTTTEPRRSDGYGPRKSILTSAGWTRPFHVGTDWYSIGTIRSVAAGTVIESGWIDWAGNQVLIYHGEIDGVRTWSRSCHLAAPSPLSRGDQVAAGAVVGAEGATGQAAGPHLHFELYRGRVDRGTGSDPGATVDPRAFILARLGTTLTEADMDKINELWQRLLPGEAGKKTAGDVYLTFLDLVSRVKGLAATAAKTVWETPVTRGDKKISALQELADAKTLGQTANAKLDQLLARPVSEISLTPEQMGRLAEAIGSAVALQVAPAVLDQMAKRLES, encoded by the coding sequence ATGACAGCGACGTATCCGGGCGCCGCGTTCTTCGTGCAGTCGCCGAACTGCGCGCCGCGACGTGCAGGGGCGCGGATCACGCATGTGATCCTGCACCTGACCGGCAACCTCGCTGACCATACGGCGTACTTCTCGCGCCGCAACGAGCGCAGCGTCGCCCCGCACCTGTACCCGCGGCCCGACGGGACGCTGACGCAGTTCGTCCGGTTCGGGTGGCGGGCGTGGACGACCGCGGTGCCGCTGGACGAGACCGCGATCACGTTCGAGATCGAAGCGGTCGGTGACGCGACCCCCGCACAGTACGAGGCGGTCGCACGGTTCATCGCGTGGCTCGCTGACCAGACCGAGGTCGACGGCATCCCGGTCGATTTCGAGATCTCCCGGGCCCGGGTCATCGGGCATCGGGAAGCGCCCGGGGTGACCAGCGGCACCGCATGCCCGGTGAACCTCGACATCGACCGGATCGTTGCTCGCGCCCGCGAGCTGAGAGGGGTACGCATGCTCTGGCCCAACGGCACCACGACCGAGCCCCGCCGCAGCGACGGGTACGGTCCGCGCAAGTCGATCCTGACCAGCGCCGGGTGGACGAGGCCGTTCCACGTCGGCACCGACTGGTACTCGATCGGCACGATCCGCTCGGTCGCCGCGGGCACGGTGATCGAGTCCGGGTGGATCGACTGGGCCGGCAACCAGGTGCTGATCTACCACGGCGAGATCGACGGGGTGCGGACGTGGTCGCGCTCCTGCCACCTCGCCGCACCGTCCCCGCTGTCACGTGGTGATCAGGTGGCTGCCGGCGCGGTGGTCGGCGCCGAGGGCGCGACCGGGCAAGCCGCCGGCCCCCACCTGCATTTCGAGCTGTACCGCGGCCGCGTCGATCGCGGCACCGGTAGCGACCCCGGCGCGACGGTCGACCCGCGCGCTTTCATCCTCGCCCGACTGGGCACGACCCTCACGGAGGCCGACATGGACAAGATCAACGAACTCTGGCAACGTCTCCTGCCCGGCGAGGCGGGAAAGAAGACCGCCGGCGACGTCTACCTGACCTTCCTCGACCTGGTCTCCCGGGTCAAGGGCCTGGCCGCGACGGCCGCGAAGACCGTGTGGGAGACGCCGGTCACGCGCGGCGACAAGAAGATCAGCGCCCTGCAGGAGCTCGCCGACGCGAAGACCCTCGGACAGACCGCGAACGCGAAGCTGGACCAGCTGCTCGCGCGGCCGGTGTCGGAGATCTCCCTCACGCCCGAGCAGATGGGCCGGCTCGCCGAAGCCATCGGCTCGGCCGTCGCGCTGCAGGTCGCGCCGGCCGTGCTCGACCAGATGGCCAAGCGGCTCGAGTCGTGA